A window of the Streptomyces sp. Ag109_O5-10 genome harbors these coding sequences:
- a CDS encoding AAA family ATPase, translated as MEFGTQGPEAPADLAWLRGVDAYTMGAYPQAEEEFRAAVRMDPGMADAWLGLHALRVDTTTALLRMFRHRERFGEQRGRHRRALNSWYWLGWWVQPVLESPRDLLLAHASHWLDGRHVPELDRALAGLPPVDADPQVRFLHACRAYLVKDWEQLVRHTDPLLDDPMLGIEAGLFGGMARVRLEMYGQAEPLLSAALMRCRSEQPQRKELRYWLARAHEGTGRSAAALPLYRAVHRVDPAFMDTSARLAAIAEGDGYDDTADFASITLTGAGQDVVDGPDMLDPLFGTEGRDLRLEDPEPPAGAMPSVIDPAVREKAVPSPPLPAGPTDPALLEEALAELERMVGLEPVKRQVKALSAQLNMARLRAGQGLPVQPPKRHFVFSGPSGTGKTTVARILGRVFYALGLLGGDHLVEAQRADLVGEYLGQTAVKANELIDSAIGGVLFVDEAYSLSNSGYGKGDAYGDEALQVLLKRAEDNRDHLVVILAGYPEGMDRLLAANPGLSSRFTTRVDFPSYRPLELTSIGEVLAAENGDAWDEEALDELRSIAGHVVDQGWIDELGNGRFLRTLYEKSCAYRDLRLSAYPGVLSRDDLATLRLPDLMQAYGEVLSGRGPQDPAAGM; from the coding sequence ATGGAATTCGGCACGCAGGGCCCCGAGGCCCCGGCCGACCTCGCCTGGCTGCGAGGTGTGGACGCCTACACGATGGGCGCCTATCCGCAGGCCGAGGAGGAGTTCCGCGCCGCGGTACGCATGGATCCCGGGATGGCGGACGCCTGGCTCGGACTGCACGCGCTGCGCGTCGACACGACGACCGCGCTGCTGCGGATGTTCCGGCACCGGGAGCGCTTCGGCGAACAGCGCGGCCGGCATCGCCGCGCCCTGAACTCCTGGTACTGGCTGGGCTGGTGGGTGCAGCCGGTGCTCGAGAGCCCGCGCGATCTCCTCCTCGCGCACGCCTCGCACTGGCTGGACGGCCGGCACGTCCCGGAGCTCGACCGGGCCCTCGCCGGGCTGCCGCCGGTGGACGCCGACCCCCAGGTCCGCTTCCTGCACGCCTGCCGGGCCTACCTGGTCAAGGACTGGGAGCAGCTGGTACGCCACACCGACCCGCTCCTCGACGACCCCATGCTCGGCATCGAGGCGGGCCTGTTCGGCGGCATGGCCCGGGTCCGCCTCGAAATGTACGGCCAGGCGGAACCGCTGCTCTCCGCCGCGCTGATGCGCTGCCGCAGCGAGCAGCCGCAGCGCAAGGAGCTGCGCTACTGGCTGGCCCGGGCGCACGAGGGCACCGGCCGCAGCGCCGCCGCACTCCCCCTCTACCGGGCCGTCCACCGCGTCGACCCCGCCTTCATGGACACCTCGGCACGGCTGGCCGCGATAGCCGAGGGCGACGGGTACGACGACACCGCCGACTTCGCGTCGATCACCCTCACCGGTGCCGGGCAGGACGTCGTGGACGGGCCGGACATGCTCGACCCGCTCTTCGGCACCGAGGGGCGCGATCTGCGGCTCGAGGACCCGGAGCCGCCGGCCGGGGCGATGCCGTCGGTGATCGACCCCGCGGTGCGTGAGAAGGCCGTGCCCTCGCCCCCGCTGCCGGCCGGCCCGACCGACCCCGCATTACTCGAGGAGGCGCTCGCCGAACTGGAGCGCATGGTCGGGCTCGAACCCGTGAAGCGGCAGGTCAAGGCGCTGTCCGCGCAGCTGAACATGGCCCGGTTGCGAGCCGGGCAGGGACTGCCGGTGCAGCCGCCGAAACGCCACTTCGTCTTCTCCGGGCCATCCGGCACCGGGAAGACCACGGTCGCCCGCATCCTCGGCCGGGTGTTCTACGCGCTGGGGCTGCTCGGCGGGGACCATCTCGTGGAGGCGCAGCGGGCCGACCTGGTCGGCGAGTACCTGGGCCAGACCGCCGTGAAGGCGAACGAACTGATCGACTCCGCGATCGGCGGCGTGCTCTTCGTCGACGAGGCCTACTCCCTCTCCAACTCCGGTTACGGCAAGGGGGACGCCTACGGCGACGAGGCGCTGCAGGTGCTGCTGAAGCGGGCCGAGGACAACCGGGACCACCTGGTGGTGATCCTGGCCGGCTACCCGGAGGGCATGGACCGCCTGCTGGCCGCGAACCCCGGGCTCTCCTCGCGCTTCACCACGCGGGTGGACTTCCCTTCCTACCGCCCCCTCGAGCTGACGTCGATCGGCGAGGTGCTGGCCGCCGAGAACGGGGACGCGTGGGACGAGGAGGCGCTGGACGAGCTGCGGTCGATCGCCGGGCACGTGGTGGACCAGGGGTGGATCGACGAGCTGGGCAACGGGCGGTTCCTGCGGACGCTGTACGAGAAGAGCTGTGCGTACCGGGATCTGCGGCTGTCGGCGTATCCGGGGGTGCTGTCGCGGGACGACCTGGCGACGCTGCGGCTGC
- a CDS encoding uridine kinase, with amino-acid sequence MHQLASALRALPPSCGPVRLVGVDGHAGSGKSTFAGRLAGALGGAPVLHLDDIASHEELFAWTGRLLAQVIEPLGHGGTAHYSPYDWHTRRFGPPRPLEPAPVILLEGVGAGRRALRPFLARLLWMELPHEEAWTRGRARDGAEQRDFWVQWVRAECEHFCEDPSRPYADLLVTQSQKGYEVLPGPAETLGPDQSITHRDGPSAVC; translated from the coding sequence ATTCACCAGCTCGCCTCCGCACTCCGGGCCCTGCCCCCCTCCTGCGGCCCGGTCCGCCTCGTCGGCGTCGACGGGCACGCCGGGTCCGGGAAGAGCACGTTCGCCGGCCGACTGGCCGGCGCCCTCGGCGGGGCGCCGGTGCTGCACCTCGACGACATCGCCAGCCACGAGGAGCTGTTCGCCTGGACCGGCCGGCTGCTGGCCCAGGTGATCGAGCCACTCGGGCACGGCGGGACGGCGCACTACTCCCCCTACGACTGGCACACCCGCCGCTTCGGCCCGCCCCGCCCGCTGGAGCCGGCACCGGTGATCCTCCTCGAGGGCGTCGGCGCCGGCCGCCGGGCGCTGCGCCCCTTCCTGGCGCGGCTGCTGTGGATGGAACTGCCGCACGAGGAGGCCTGGACACGGGGCAGGGCACGGGACGGCGCGGAGCAACGGGACTTCTGGGTCCAGTGGGTCAGGGCCGAGTGCGAACACTTCTGCGAAGACCCCTCCAGGCCGTACGCCGACCTGCTGGTGACACAGTCACAAAAGGGATATGAGGTGCTGCCGGGACCTGCGGAGACACTTGGACCGGACCAGTCCATCACCCACCGTGACGGACCGTCCGCTGTGTGCTGA
- a CDS encoding amino acid permease, whose amino-acid sequence MGYPRKLTRRFQAFDNFAISFTIINILSGIFSSFGFGMNAGGPRILVFGWIGVCVMVLCIGAAMAEVASAYPTSGALYFSAGKLAKRHRGAWSWYTGWLNFVGQIGGTAATGYAAATFVQAFVALQWPSYTPTAHQTVLITAVIIVVQGLANTYTVQLVAVLNRISVWWLLIGLVVIVSTLIVLPDHHRSASFVTHFVNNTGFTNGLYGGLLGLLVTSWTFTGFDGSFHMSEETVQATVNAPRGIIRSIGYSAITGLILMLALVYSIGDYTKVAGSSAPPVQILIDGLGMGWAKAMLLVVIGAMLFCGLANLTSNTRQIFAFSRDGAMPGSRLWHSVSPRTRTPVKAVWLAVACSVALVVPGWWSHTAFTAIVSVNVVGLFLAYAVPVFLRLRLGDAFQPGPWNLGRWSRPVGWLAVVWILLSSILFMLPQASPITVDSFNYAPIALAVVLAVATVWWFATARRRFQGPVSYGRPDEVAAMDLI is encoded by the coding sequence ATGGGGTATCCGCGGAAACTCACCCGCCGATTCCAGGCTTTCGACAATTTCGCCATCTCCTTCACCATCATCAATATTCTCTCCGGGATCTTCTCGTCCTTCGGATTCGGCATGAACGCGGGCGGCCCCCGCATTCTCGTGTTCGGCTGGATCGGCGTCTGTGTGATGGTGCTGTGCATCGGCGCCGCGATGGCGGAAGTTGCCTCCGCCTATCCGACGAGCGGCGCCCTCTATTTCTCCGCCGGCAAACTCGCCAAGCGGCACAGGGGCGCCTGGTCCTGGTACACGGGCTGGCTGAACTTCGTGGGCCAGATCGGCGGCACCGCGGCCACCGGCTACGCGGCCGCCACCTTCGTCCAGGCCTTCGTCGCCCTGCAGTGGCCCTCGTACACGCCGACCGCCCACCAGACGGTCCTGATCACAGCTGTGATCATCGTGGTCCAGGGGCTCGCGAACACCTACACCGTGCAGCTGGTCGCCGTCCTGAACCGGATTTCCGTCTGGTGGCTGCTGATCGGACTCGTGGTGATCGTGAGCACACTGATCGTGCTGCCGGACCACCATCGGTCGGCGTCCTTCGTGACGCATTTCGTGAACAACACCGGCTTCACCAACGGCCTTTACGGCGGCCTGCTCGGGCTGCTGGTCACCAGCTGGACCTTCACCGGCTTCGACGGCAGCTTCCACATGTCCGAGGAAACCGTCCAGGCGACCGTCAACGCGCCCAGGGGGATCATCCGGTCCATCGGCTATTCGGCGATCACCGGCCTGATCCTGATGCTCGCCCTGGTGTACAGCATCGGCGACTACACCAAGGTGGCGGGCTCCTCCGCGCCCCCCGTCCAGATCCTCATCGACGGACTGGGCATGGGGTGGGCCAAGGCGATGCTGCTCGTCGTCATCGGCGCCATGCTCTTCTGCGGCCTCGCCAACCTCACCAGCAACACCCGGCAGATCTTCGCGTTCTCCCGGGACGGCGCCATGCCCGGCTCCCGCCTCTGGCACTCGGTCTCGCCCCGCACCCGGACCCCCGTCAAGGCCGTCTGGCTCGCGGTGGCCTGCTCGGTCGCCCTGGTGGTGCCGGGCTGGTGGTCGCACACGGCGTTCACCGCGATCGTCAGCGTCAACGTCGTCGGCCTGTTCCTCGCCTACGCCGTGCCGGTGTTCCTGCGGCTGCGCCTGGGCGACGCATTCCAGCCGGGGCCGTGGAACCTGGGCCGCTGGAGCAGGCCGGTCGGCTGGCTGGCGGTGGTCTGGATCCTGCTCAGCAGCATCCTGTTCATGCTGCCGCAGGCCTCGCCGATCACCGTCGACTCCTTCAACTACGCGCCGATCGCACTGGCCGTCGTCCTGGCCGTCGCCACGGTCTGGTGGTTCGCCACCGCCCGCCGCCGCTTCCAGGGCCCGGTCAGCTACGGCCGCCCCGACGAGGTCGCCGCGATGGACCTCATCTGA
- a CDS encoding peptidase C39 family protein codes for MSRAEQPSRRTLLTAAASVAAAAVAQGVVPAVPAVAAPETDADATARTETRRAGHGRPGHHGRDGTRPIDYRSWTTYSDWKTGTAKGAGAVAGARPGVVIGTPAGTTSYTDPHTGTTSTWEYATWTGPVHRLAVPATETIASWNADTPAGTWIQVELHGTYSDGTATPWYVMGRWAAGDQDIKRTSVDGQKDGKSTVWTDTFAIDDATTGLRLTSYQLRLTLYRRPGTKLTPTVWRLGAMGSDIPDRFTVPASTPGLAQELTVPRYSQEIHKGQYPEYDNGGEAWCSPTSSQMIVEYWGGRPTAAQLAWVDPSFADPQVCYAARYTYDYQYGGCGNWPFNAAYASTYQGLQGVITRLASLTDLETLIAAGIPAITSQSFLAAELTGAGYGTSGHLMTVIGFTADGDVIANDPCSADDDAVRRVYLRREFENIWLRTKRYNASGKVVSGTGGVCYLYFPACPNPAQVKALAAVGVR; via the coding sequence ATGAGCAGAGCCGAACAGCCGTCCCGCAGAACCCTTCTGACAGCCGCCGCCTCCGTCGCGGCGGCGGCCGTGGCCCAGGGCGTGGTGCCCGCGGTGCCCGCGGTCGCCGCGCCGGAGACCGACGCCGACGCCACCGCCCGGACCGAGACCCGCCGTGCCGGGCACGGCCGTCCCGGCCACCACGGCCGGGACGGGACCCGCCCGATCGACTACCGCTCCTGGACGACCTACAGCGACTGGAAGACCGGCACCGCCAAGGGCGCCGGCGCCGTCGCCGGGGCCCGCCCCGGCGTGGTGATCGGCACCCCGGCCGGCACCACCTCCTACACCGACCCCCACACCGGCACCACGTCCACCTGGGAGTACGCCACCTGGACCGGCCCGGTGCACCGGCTCGCCGTCCCCGCCACCGAGACCATCGCCTCCTGGAACGCGGACACCCCGGCCGGCACCTGGATCCAGGTCGAACTGCACGGCACCTACTCGGACGGCACCGCCACCCCCTGGTACGTCATGGGCCGCTGGGCGGCCGGCGACCAGGACATCAAGCGGACCTCGGTGGACGGACAGAAGGACGGCAAGAGCACCGTCTGGACCGACACCTTCGCCATCGACGACGCGACGACCGGCCTGCGCCTCACCTCGTACCAGCTGCGCCTGACCCTCTACCGCAGGCCGGGCACCAAACTCACCCCGACGGTCTGGCGGCTCGGCGCCATGGGCTCCGACATCCCGGACCGCTTCACCGTGCCGGCCTCCACCCCGGGCCTGGCCCAGGAACTCACGGTCCCGCGCTACTCGCAGGAGATCCACAAGGGCCAGTACCCCGAGTACGACAACGGCGGCGAGGCCTGGTGCAGCCCCACCTCCTCGCAGATGATCGTCGAGTACTGGGGCGGCCGGCCCACCGCCGCGCAGCTGGCCTGGGTCGACCCGTCCTTCGCCGACCCGCAGGTCTGCTACGCGGCCCGCTACACCTACGACTACCAGTACGGCGGCTGCGGCAACTGGCCGTTCAACGCCGCCTACGCGTCGACGTACCAGGGCCTGCAGGGTGTGATAACGCGACTGGCCTCGCTCACCGACCTGGAGACCTTGATCGCGGCCGGCATCCCGGCCATCACGTCACAGTCGTTCCTCGCGGCGGAGCTGACGGGCGCCGGTTACGGCACCTCCGGGCACCTGATGACCGTGATCGGCTTCACCGCGGACGGCGACGTGATCGCCAACGACCCGTGCTCGGCCGACGACGACGCGGTGCGGCGGGTCTACCTGCGCCGGGAGTTCGAGAACATCTGGCTGCGGACCAAGCGGTACAACGCCAGTGGCAAGGTCGTCTCCGGCACCGGAGGTGTCTGCTACCTGTACTTCCCGGCCTGCCCGAACCCGGCCCAGGTCAAGGCGCTCGCGGCGGTCGGCGTGCGCTGA
- a CDS encoding SCO1431 family membrane protein, which yields MTTHSATAARARTGGPQDDGPKVLEHVMGWALVVVVAMLVTQLGLL from the coding sequence ATGACCACGCACTCCGCCACCGCCGCCCGCGCCCGTACCGGCGGCCCCCAGGACGACGGCCCGAAGGTTCTGGAACATGTCATGGGCTGGGCTCTCGTCGTGGTCGTCGCCATGTTGGTGACTCAACTCGGTCTGCTGTGA
- a CDS encoding TetR/AcrR family transcriptional regulator codes for MNISQQRAAARPRARGTERSVARRAELIAIGRKLFADTSYDALSMDDIAKQAHVAKGLIYYYFQSKRGYYLAIIQDSVADLVTYAASGLELPQVDRVHRTIDSYLRYAEHHQAAYRTIVSGGVGFDTEVHAIRDGVREAIVATIAEGAYGRADIAPLARVGLLAWLCSVEGVTLDWIDRPELSRETMCELLVKTLGGTMRAIEELDPSYRAPAPARRDG; via the coding sequence TTGAATATCAGTCAACAACGTGCCGCCGCCCGTCCCCGGGCGCGCGGCACCGAGCGTTCCGTGGCTCGTCGCGCCGAACTCATCGCCATCGGGCGGAAGTTGTTCGCCGACACCTCGTACGACGCGCTCTCCATGGACGACATCGCGAAGCAGGCGCATGTCGCCAAAGGGCTGATCTACTACTACTTCCAGTCGAAGCGTGGCTACTACCTGGCGATCATCCAGGACTCCGTCGCCGACCTGGTCACCTATGCCGCGAGCGGCCTGGAACTGCCCCAGGTGGACCGCGTCCACCGGACCATCGACAGCTACCTGCGCTACGCCGAGCACCACCAGGCCGCGTACCGCACGATCGTCAGCGGCGGTGTCGGCTTCGACACCGAGGTGCACGCCATCCGGGACGGGGTGCGCGAGGCGATCGTCGCGACCATCGCCGAGGGCGCCTACGGCCGTGCCGACATCGCCCCGCTCGCCAGGGTCGGTCTGCTCGCCTGGCTGTGCAGCGTGGAGGGCGTCACCCTCGACTGGATCGACCGTCCCGAACTCTCCCGCGAGACCATGTGCGAGCTGCTGGTCAAGACGCTCGGCGGCACCATGCGAGCCATCGAGGAACTGGACCCCTCCTATCGCGCCCCGGCTCCGGCCCGCCGGGACGGCTGA
- a CDS encoding glycoside hydrolase family 18 protein, with protein MHTFHRSRFRALLSAACCAVLGAGLLAGAGTASAAARSAPSAPQVQAGSKVVGYFTEWGTYDRKYLVKNVETSGSAAKLTHINYAFGNVTGGKCAMGDSYAATDRTYTAAESVDGAADTWDQPLRGNFNQLLKLKKKHPNLKILWSFGGWTWSSGFGEAAKDPTAFAQSCYDLVKNSKWAGVFDGIDIDWEYPNACGNTCDTSGRDAFRKVMAALRAKFGSGSLVTAAITADATGGGKIDAADYAGAAQYVDWYNPMTYDYFGAWASTGPTAPHSPLNSYSGIPTANFYTSATIAKLRGLGIPAAKLLLGIGFYGRGWTGVTQAAPGGSATGPAAGTYEAGIDDYKVLKTKCPATGTVGGTAYAKCGSDWWSYDTPATIATKMTYKNQQGLGGTFFWELSGDTANGELIKAIT; from the coding sequence ATGCACACCTTCCACCGCTCCCGGTTCCGGGCGCTGCTCTCCGCGGCCTGTTGTGCCGTCCTCGGCGCCGGGCTGCTGGCCGGCGCGGGCACCGCGTCCGCGGCCGCCCGGTCCGCCCCGTCCGCCCCCCAGGTACAGGCCGGCTCCAAGGTCGTCGGCTACTTCACGGAATGGGGCACCTACGACCGCAAGTACCTGGTCAAGAACGTCGAGACCTCCGGCTCGGCCGCGAAGCTCACCCACATCAACTACGCCTTCGGCAACGTCACCGGCGGCAAGTGCGCGATGGGCGACTCCTACGCGGCGACCGACCGCACCTACACCGCCGCTGAATCCGTGGACGGCGCGGCGGACACCTGGGACCAGCCGCTGCGCGGCAACTTCAACCAGCTGCTGAAGCTGAAGAAGAAGCACCCGAACCTCAAGATCCTCTGGTCCTTCGGCGGCTGGACCTGGTCGAGCGGCTTCGGCGAGGCGGCCAAGGACCCGACCGCCTTCGCCCAGTCCTGCTACGACCTGGTCAAGAACTCCAAGTGGGCCGGTGTCTTCGACGGCATCGACATCGACTGGGAGTACCCGAACGCCTGCGGCAACACCTGCGACACCAGCGGCCGGGACGCGTTCCGCAAGGTGATGGCGGCGCTGCGCGCGAAGTTCGGCAGCGGCTCGCTCGTCACGGCGGCGATCACCGCCGACGCCACCGGCGGCGGCAAGATCGACGCGGCCGACTACGCGGGCGCGGCGCAGTACGTCGACTGGTACAACCCGATGACGTACGACTATTTCGGCGCCTGGGCCTCGACCGGCCCGACGGCCCCGCACTCGCCGCTGAACTCCTACTCGGGCATCCCGACGGCGAACTTCTACACCTCGGCGACCATAGCCAAGCTCAGGGGTCTCGGTATCCCGGCCGCCAAGCTGCTGCTCGGCATCGGCTTCTACGGCCGCGGCTGGACCGGGGTCACCCAGGCGGCGCCCGGCGGCTCGGCGACCGGTCCGGCGGCGGGCACGTACGAGGCGGGCATCGACGACTACAAGGTGCTCAAGACCAAGTGCCCGGCGACCGGCACGGTGGGCGGCACGGCGTACGCCAAATGCGGGAGCGACTGGTGGAGCTACGACACCCCGGCGACCATCGCGACCAAGATGACCTACAAGAACCAGCAGGGCCTGGGCGGCACCTTCTTCTGGGAGCTGAGCGGCGACACCGCGAACGGTGAGCTGATCAAAGCCATCACCTGA
- a CDS encoding acyl-CoA dehydrogenase family protein, which yields MSDRDPQPVERQLPTDEARDLLRLVREIARREIAPKAAEEEDAGRFPREVFTLLSESGLLGLPYDGEYGGGDQPYEVYLQVLEELAAARLTVGLGVSVHTLASYALAAYGTKQQQVEHLPAILGGGLLGAYCLSEPASGSDAASLRTRAVRDGDSWVINGTKAWITHGGVADFYTVMARTGAEGSHGITAFLVPGDAEGLGGAAPEKKMGMKGSPTAQVHFDDVRVPDDRRLGEEGQGFAIALSALDSGRLGIAACAIGLAQAALDEAVGYATGRRQFGHPIADFQGLRFMIADMATQIEAGRALYLAAARLRDAGRPFAKQAAMAKLHCTDTAMKVTTDAVQILGGYGYTADFPVERYMREAKVLQIVEGTNQIQRMVIARHVAGPESR from the coding sequence ATGTCCGACCGCGACCCGCAGCCGGTGGAGCGTCAACTGCCGACGGACGAGGCGAGGGACCTGCTCAGGCTGGTCCGTGAGATCGCCCGGCGCGAGATCGCGCCGAAGGCGGCCGAGGAGGAGGACGCCGGGCGCTTCCCGCGCGAGGTCTTCACCCTGCTCTCCGAGTCGGGCCTGCTCGGGCTGCCGTACGACGGGGAGTACGGCGGCGGCGACCAGCCCTACGAGGTCTACCTCCAAGTACTGGAGGAACTGGCCGCGGCCCGCCTCACCGTCGGCCTCGGTGTCAGCGTGCACACCCTCGCGAGCTACGCGCTCGCCGCCTACGGGACCAAGCAGCAGCAGGTCGAGCACCTGCCCGCGATACTCGGCGGCGGCCTGCTCGGTGCCTACTGCCTCTCCGAGCCGGCCTCCGGTTCGGACGCCGCCTCCCTGCGCACCAGGGCCGTCCGGGACGGCGACTCCTGGGTGATCAACGGCACCAAGGCCTGGATCACGCACGGCGGCGTCGCCGACTTCTACACGGTCATGGCCCGCACCGGCGCCGAGGGCTCGCACGGGATCACCGCCTTCCTGGTCCCCGGCGACGCCGAGGGCCTCGGCGGCGCGGCGCCCGAGAAGAAGATGGGCATGAAGGGCTCGCCCACCGCCCAGGTCCACTTCGACGACGTCCGGGTCCCCGACGACCGCCGTCTCGGCGAGGAGGGCCAGGGCTTCGCCATCGCCCTCTCCGCCCTGGACTCAGGGCGGCTCGGCATCGCGGCCTGCGCCATCGGCCTGGCCCAGGCCGCCCTGGACGAGGCGGTCGGCTACGCCACCGGGCGACGGCAGTTCGGCCATCCCATCGCCGACTTCCAGGGCCTGCGCTTCATGATCGCCGACATGGCCACCCAGATCGAGGCAGGCCGGGCCCTCTACCTCGCGGCGGCCCGGCTGCGCGACGCGGGCCGGCCGTTCGCCAAGCAGGCCGCCATGGCCAAGCTGCACTGCACCGACACCGCGATGAAGGTCACCACCGACGCCGTCCAGATACTCGGCGGCTACGGCTACACCGCGGACTTCCCGGTCGAGCGCTACATGCGCGAGGCCAAGGTCCTGCAGATCGTCGAGGGCACCAACCAGATCCAGCGGATGGTCATCGCCCGTCACGTGGCGGGGCCGGAAAGTCGCTGA